CCTGACCACAATGGCACGCCTCAGCAAGGGCCCCGGCCCATAACGAATGAAAACCCGGCGCGACTGGCCCCGCCCGCCAGAGCAGAGCAAGGGCCAGCCGGCCGGGCTTATCAACGCAATTATTGCAATTTCAGGGCGATGAGCAAGCAAACTACGACGGCAAACAGCGCCGCGCCTTCCACCAGGGCGGCTACAATCAGCATGGCCGTTTGGATTTTGCCCGAAGCCTCCGGCTGACGGCCGATAGCGTCCATGGCGCTGCCACCGATGCGGCCAATGCCCAGGCCAGCGCCCAGGATAGCCAAACCAGCACCAATGCCGGCACCCATTACGGCCAGACCAACAGAATTAACAACTTGCAGTAACAACGAGAGAAGCATGGTAAAGGGGAAGTGTGTTGAAAAAATGAAAACGCAAAAATAAGTACGGGGCGCTGCGCCGGGGCCCCCTAGGGCCGTTGGCTTTAGTGAGCGGCTACGTCGGGACGAGTGAGGTGGCCCAGATTGGAACCGCCACGCGACTGCTCGGCGATGCCGAGGTCTTCTTCGTGGTGGTGCTCTTCAACGGCCCCGCCGATGTACATAGCGGTGAGCAGGGTGAAGATGTATGCCTGCAGAATAGACACTAGCAACTCCAACACGCTGATGAACAAACCGAACGGTACCGAAAGGAAACCCGTCCAGGGCGAGCGAAAGATGAAAATCAGGCTGATGAAGCTCAGGATAATGATGTGACCAGCCGTGATGTTAGCAAACAGACGAATCATCAGCGAGAACGGCTTGGTAATCACGCCAATCAGCTCGACCGGAATCATGATGATGCGCAATGGTAGCGGCACGCCCGGCGTCCAGAAAATGTGCGTCCAATAGGCTTTATTGCTACTGAATAGAGTGATAATCAGGGTGAGCAGGGCCAGCGTCAGGGTAACGGCAATGTTGCCGGTGAGATTGGCCGCACCAGGCGTAAGGCCCAGCAGGTTGTTGAACCAAATAAAGAAGAACACCGTGAGCAGGTACGGCATGTAGCGCTCATATTTGGGCCCGATGCTTTTTTTGCCTACTTCGTCGCGGATGAATACAACAAAAGGCTCCAGAAACGACTGCATGCCTGTGGGGGCCTGCCCAACCCGACGACGGTAGCCACGGGCCACCGAGGTAAAGATGAACACTAACAGGAGACTGCTAACGGCCAAGGCCGCCACGTTTTTGGTAATGGAGAAATCGTATACTGGGCTACCGTCCAGCGTAGCCAAGTGTTCCTCGTTGAGCTTAAGGTTTTCGTAGCTCTTGCCTTCGGCTATTTTCTCCGACGAGAACACCGACAAGCCTTTGCCCGGCTGGTAGGCGATGATGGGGAAATAGCTAACGAAGTTGCCGTTGTCGGTAGAGAACCAGTGCCACTCGTGGGAGTCGGCAACGTGGTGCAAAATAACTTCCCCCGGATTGAAGGCTTCGGCCGACTCAGCGCCCTTGGCGGGCTCTTGGGCAAAAACCGGCAGGGTTAACAGAAAAAGGAGAATCGACAGTAAATGCTTCATTCAAACGAACTTAATATCACAAACCGAAGTAACTAACTACTGCTCCGGCACTTGTTTTTTTGAAAACGGCCGCAAGTTAGTCAAAATAGCCCAAATTTCAAAGCCAGCAAAGAGAAAGTACAATATGAAGAAGGCCCCTAAGAAGGTATAGGTAGCCCGGCCAGCGTGGGCCCCACCGGTGTATAGGTACGTGAGGACGGCCGCCATACCGGCCACCAGCCGGAGCGCCACGGAGCCAAAATAGGCCGCCAGAAAGTTGTCGGGGTTGGCGCGTACGGCCCGCGCCGTAAGGACCAGGCCGATGAAGGTGAGGACCGCCAACCCGGCGAACAGGGACGGCGCCAACGGGTGCACCGCAGCGGCCCCGAAGGCGGTGTACAACCCGTAGAGACCCAAGCCTACCACGCAACAAAAGGCCACGAATGGCCGCAAAAAAACGAACATGAGAAGCCGGCGCTAGGCGCTGTTGGTGAGGGAACGGATGACTTGGTAGAGGGCCACGAGCACGCCCGCCAGCATGAGCCCAATGGTGAACCACGGCGTTTTGGTATGGTAGTGGCCGTCGAGCCACGTGCCGGCCCAAGCGCTGAGGCCGATGGTGGCCAGCATTTGGAAAGCCATGCCCGAATACTTGGCGACGGCGCGCATCCGGTCGTTGCCGGCGGGGTCGGATTCGGGCCCGGGGCCGGCGGCGGGTGGGAGGGGCATGAGCGGGACGTGAAGGACAGGGCGCAAAGCTACGGCGCAGACCGGGCGGGGGTTTGGGCGGGGAAACGTAATTTTACCCGGCTGCCATCGTTGGTACGGCGCGGGCGCGGGTCACTGGGCGAACATTTTGGGGCCCCAGCGGCGTTGGGGCCCTAGCGGCTGGTTTTTCCTTTTCTTTTGGCTTTGACGAATTACTCGCTGAATTTTCGCTGGCTGGCCTGGGCCGGGTTGCTACTGGGCCTTGGGTGGCTAGCCGGTTGCGCGTCGAGCACCGGCGTGGTGGGCCACGCTATCAACAACGTGGCGGCGCGCGACAACGCCTTCTTCCTGGCCCGCGAAAAGCTGCGCGCCACGGAAACCAAGCTGTACGCCGGGCGGGTGAACGACTACAACCAGCGGCTGCCGCTGTTCCCGACGCTGGACAGCGCCAGCGTGCGGGCCAACCGCGCCGACCTGAACGATATCATCAAGAAGGCATCGATGCCGATTCAGAACCGGCCGGGGTCGGACTGGACCGACGATGCCTACCTGCTGGTGGCCTGGGCCCGGTTCTACTCGATGCAGTTTGACGACGCGGCGCTGACGTTTAAGTACGTGAACTCGACCAGCAAGGACCCCAACGCCCAGCACGAGGGCCTGATTGGGCTGATGCGCACCTTCATGACCACCAATCAGATGGAAAGCGCCAAGGCCGTGTCGGACCTGCTGGACCGGGAGGTGGGGGCCCCGGCCGACGCCCGCGAATTGTTCCTGACCCGCGCCGACTATTACCTGCGCACCGAGGAGCCGAAGCTGGCCATTCCGCAGCTAGAGCGGGCCGTGCCGTTGATTGAAATCAAGAACGAGCGTTCGCGCACCCGCTACCTGCTGGCCCAGCTGTACCAGGAGCAAGGCGACGACAAAAAGGCGGTGGAGCAGCTCAACGACATTTTAGCCCACAACCCGCCCTATGAGCTGGATTTTTTTAGTAAGCTACTGCTGGCGCAGGTGTCGGGACTGGATGCGGAGAACAAGGCCCGGCTCGACAAGTACTTCGCTGAACTGCTGAAGGACCCAAAAAACAAGGAGTACCGCGACAAGATTTACTACGAGATGGCGCGGCTGGCTTACCGCCAGAAGGACTACGCCGGGGCCCTGGTCCAGCTGCGCACGTCGGCCAAAGCCACGACGACCAACCGCTCCCAGAAGAGCTACACGTACTTGCTGGCAGGCCGCATCTACTACGAAAACCTGCAGAAGTACCGCTTGGCGGCGGCCTATTACGACAGCACAGTGCAGAACATGAGCCAGACGGCTCGCACCTACGCAGCCGTCAAGGAGCGGGCTGATGTGCTGAAGGAATTTGCCAAGCAGTATACCATTGTCGAAACCCAGGACAGCCTCCAGGCGCTGGTACGGCTCGAACCCGGGGCCCTCGACCAGCGCCTTGACCAATACGCCACCGCCGAGCTAACGGCCCGCCAGGCGGCGCTGGCGAAGAAGCTGCTGGCCGACAAGGTCCAGGCGCGCGCCGCCGAGCTGGCTGGCCGGCCCAGCCTCAGCAATAGCAGCTCGCTGAGCAACTTGCCCAGCGGCCAGTCGGCCATCAACCCGCTGGCGTTTGATCCCACCGCCGCCGGCACCGGGGCCCAGTGGTACTTCGACAACCCCGCCACGCTGGGCACGGCGCGCGCCGACTTCCTGCGCAAGTGGGACAACCGCCGCTTGCAGGACAACTGGCGCACCAGTAGCCAAGCCAACAGTGCGAACCCCGCGGCCAATGGCAGCTTACCCATCACCGTGACCGGCAACGGCGACACCCGCGTAAACCCCACCACCGGGGCCCCCGATGGCCCCCGCGCGGCCCCCGCCGTGGACCCTGCCGCTGAGAAGCGCGACTTGGTGGTGCAGTATCGCCAGGAACTGCCCACGACGCCCGAAAAGCTGCAAGCGTCTAACAAACAGGTTGAAGCGGCGCTGTACGAGCTGGGCAACATTTACAAAGAGCAGCTGAAGGAGCGCGACCGGGGCATTGCCACCTACGCCCAGCAGGTGCAGCGCTTCCCCCAGGGCCCCAACGCGCCCGACGCCTACTACCTGCTGTACTTGCACTACAAGGCCCTGCCCGACGCCGCCAAAGCCGCCGGGTACGCGGCCGCTTTGCAGCGCGATTTTCCGCAGTCGCTCTACGCGAAACTGATTGCTGACCCGCAATACCGCGAGCACGAGCTGGCCCTGCACAAGGCCGTGGCCAGCCGCGTCGATTCGGCGTTTGTCCTTTATAAAAACCAGGAATTCCGCAAGGCCACGGCCGTGCTGGCCCGCACCGAGCGGCAGTACCCCAAGAACGACCTCAGCGACCGGGTGGCGTACTTGAAAACGCTGCTCGTGGTGCGCACCCAGCCGCCGCTCACGGCCCGCGGCATGGTGGAGAGATTCTATAAAGATTTCCCCGACAGCCCGCTGGTGCCCGAGGCCCGCGCCCTGGCCAGCACCTATCAAAAGCAGGACGCCGGCCAAATCACCGGGGCCCTAGCCTCGACGGATAAGCCCGTGGTGTCGATGTTTCGCCCCGGCGAAATCGACAATCGGCTACGCGTGTATTACAGCAACGACGAATCGCCGGCCGCGGCCGTAACGCCAGCGCCGGCCACGCCCGCCCCAGTGGTACCAGCGGGGGCCCCGGGGGCAGCGGCGCCCGCTACGGGGGCCCCAAAGGGTCTGCCGAAACCAATAGCCCCGAATTCAAAGGCCTCGAAGAATGCACCCAAGGCAGCAGCAACGGGTGCGCCGGCAGCAACCACGCCCGCGCCGGTGATACCTAAGGGAGCCCCCACGCCGGCCGTCGGGGCCCCCTCCCCCGCCGGTACCCCGCCCCCCCCCACTGGGGCCCCGGCGCTGGCGGCTGACCCGAACGCCACCGCCGCTACTGCTACGCCCGCGGCTACTGCGCCCACCGCGCCCGCCACGGCCTACGGCACTCAGCTGAGCGCGGCCCACGCCGTGGTGCTGGTGTTCCCCAAGGGCACGCCGCCGGTGGCCAACCTGGACGTGGCGCTGGACGCGTACAACCACCGCTGGTTTCGCGACGTGAACTTGCAGGTGCAGGCCGAAGCCCTCGACGACAAGCAGGACCTGCTGGTGGTGCGCGCCCTAACCGGGGCCAAGGTGGCCCAGAGCTACGCCGTGAAGCTGCGGGGGCCCCAGTCGCCGCTGGGGCGGCTGCGCGGGCAGGGCTTCCAGGTGGTGGTCATCAGCCTCGAAAACCTGGCGCTGCTGCAAAGCTCCGGCGACCTGGCCGGCTACCAGGCGTTTTTCCAAAAGGTGTACAAGTAGGGCCCCGGGCGGCGCGCTGGTGCTACGGTTGGCGCGGGGCTCCGCCCCGTGCCGCGGTGCCGCGGGCCGCTGGCCCGCAATCGTTGAACGGTGGCCGGGCATCTTTGCCCTAGGGTGCAGGCCAGAGGCCTGCCAATAGCCGGCACGGGGCAGAGCCCCGCGCCAACCGCTGTGCGTAGCGGCAGCCGGCTGTATTTTTGCCCACTGACTTTGCCTTTACTTGCTTATGCCTGACTACTCTGCTGCTCCGCCCCGCCGGCCCAAGGGGGCCCCTGCGCCGGCCCGGCCGGGACGCTACACGGGTTTTGTGCGCACGCTGTGGGTGCTGTTTGTGGGCGGCGTGCTGGCGGCGGGGGGCTACGTGCTGGCCGTAAACAGCAACTTCCTGAACCTGTTTGGGCGAATGCCGAACCTAAAATCGCTCGAAAATCCGCGCTCCGAGCTGGCCTCGGAAATCTACTCGGCCGACGGCGTGCTGCTGGGCAAGTACTTCCGTGAAAACCGCACGCCCGCCGAGTACAAAGACCTGCCCCAGAACCTGATTGACGCGCTGGTGGCCACCGAGGACGTGCGCTTCGAACAGCACTCGGGCATCGACCCGCGCAGCATTTCGCGGGCGGTGGTGGCGCTGGGGCGCGGCGGCGGGGGCTCCACGCTCACGCAGCAGGTGGCCAAGGTGCTCTTTAAAACGCGGCCCGACCAGCCCAACACCCTGAACGACGGCTCGCTGAACGGCAGCGGCAAGGTGGGCATCTTGGTGGCCAAAACCAAGGAGTGGCTGCTGGCCATCCGGCTGGAGCGCAACTACACGAAGCGCGAAATCCTGCGCATGTACCTGAACACGGTGGAGTACGGCTCGAACGCTTACGGCATCAACACGGCGGCCAAGACGTTCTTCAACAAGGCCCCGCGCAACCTGACGACGCCCGAGGCGGCCACGCTGGTGGGCATCGTGAACGCGCCCGGCCGCTTCAGCCCCAAGGTGCACCCCGACCGCTCGCGCCGCCGCCGCAACTGGGTGCTGCGCCAGATGGCCAAGGCCCACTACATCCCGGCTGCCGAGCTGGCCGCCGACACGGCCCAGCCCATCGTGCTGCACTACAGCGTGGAAAACGCGGCCAAGGGCCTGGCCCCCTACTT
This genomic stretch from Hymenobacter sp. PAMC 26628 harbors:
- the atpB gene encoding F0F1 ATP synthase subunit A codes for the protein MKHLLSILLFLLTLPVFAQEPAKGAESAEAFNPGEVILHHVADSHEWHWFSTDNGNFVSYFPIIAYQPGKGLSVFSSEKIAEGKSYENLKLNEEHLATLDGSPVYDFSITKNVAALAVSSLLLVFIFTSVARGYRRRVGQAPTGMQSFLEPFVVFIRDEVGKKSIGPKYERYMPYLLTVFFFIWFNNLLGLTPGAANLTGNIAVTLTLALLTLIITLFSSNKAYWTHIFWTPGVPLPLRIIMIPVELIGVITKPFSLMIRLFANITAGHIIILSFISLIFIFRSPWTGFLSVPFGLFISVLELLVSILQAYIFTLLTAMYIGGAVEEHHHEEDLGIAEQSRGGSNLGHLTRPDVAAH
- the atpE gene encoding ATP synthase F0 subunit C: MLLSLLLQVVNSVGLAVMGAGIGAGLAILGAGLGIGRIGGSAMDAIGRQPEASGKIQTAMLIVAALVEGAALFAVVVCLLIALKLQ
- a CDS encoding AtpZ/AtpI family protein, which encodes MPLPPAAGPGPESDPAGNDRMRAVAKYSGMAFQMLATIGLSAWAGTWLDGHYHTKTPWFTIGLMLAGVLVALYQVIRSLTNSA
- the porW gene encoding type IX secretion system periplasmic lipoprotein PorW/SprE — translated: MTNYSLNFRWLAWAGLLLGLGWLAGCASSTGVVGHAINNVAARDNAFFLAREKLRATETKLYAGRVNDYNQRLPLFPTLDSASVRANRADLNDIIKKASMPIQNRPGSDWTDDAYLLVAWARFYSMQFDDAALTFKYVNSTSKDPNAQHEGLIGLMRTFMTTNQMESAKAVSDLLDREVGAPADARELFLTRADYYLRTEEPKLAIPQLERAVPLIEIKNERSRTRYLLAQLYQEQGDDKKAVEQLNDILAHNPPYELDFFSKLLLAQVSGLDAENKARLDKYFAELLKDPKNKEYRDKIYYEMARLAYRQKDYAGALVQLRTSAKATTTNRSQKSYTYLLAGRIYYENLQKYRLAAAYYDSTVQNMSQTARTYAAVKERADVLKEFAKQYTIVETQDSLQALVRLEPGALDQRLDQYATAELTARQAALAKKLLADKVQARAAELAGRPSLSNSSSLSNLPSGQSAINPLAFDPTAAGTGAQWYFDNPATLGTARADFLRKWDNRRLQDNWRTSSQANSANPAANGSLPITVTGNGDTRVNPTTGAPDGPRAAPAVDPAAEKRDLVVQYRQELPTTPEKLQASNKQVEAALYELGNIYKEQLKERDRGIATYAQQVQRFPQGPNAPDAYYLLYLHYKALPDAAKAAGYAAALQRDFPQSLYAKLIADPQYREHELALHKAVASRVDSAFVLYKNQEFRKATAVLARTERQYPKNDLSDRVAYLKTLLVVRTQPPLTARGMVERFYKDFPDSPLVPEARALASTYQKQDAGQITGALASTDKPVVSMFRPGEIDNRLRVYYSNDESPAAAVTPAPATPAPVVPAGAPGAAAPATGAPKGLPKPIAPNSKASKNAPKAAATGAPAATTPAPVIPKGAPTPAVGAPSPAGTPPPPTGAPALAADPNATAATATPAATAPTAPATAYGTQLSAAHAVVLVFPKGTPPVANLDVALDAYNHRWFRDVNLQVQAEALDDKQDLLVVRALTGAKVAQSYAVKLRGPQSPLGRLRGQGFQVVVISLENLALLQSSGDLAGYQAFFQKVYK